A single window of Thermocrinis jamiesonii DNA harbors:
- the trpC gene encoding indole-3-glycerol phosphate synthase TrpC, with protein MQEVLLHKKRTLRKDRDYIDLLQEKIKRRDRFFSFERVLKSCRTRIIAEVKKASPSAGLIKEVSPSEQAKLYQEGGAVAISVLTEDKFFNGSLEDLEEVRNTVSLPLLRKDFIFDPVQVLEAKAFGADAILLIVRILEYERLRDLLAYAESLGLDVLVEVFSIKEAERALKAGAKIIGINNRDLNTLKVDLNLSKELAPKIKQMGAKFLIVESGIENREQILEFESLGVDAFLVGTALMREKDPVRKLRELLGFVV; from the coding sequence TTGCAAGAAGTCCTTCTACATAAGAAAAGGACATTAAGAAAAGACAGAGATTACATAGACCTTTTGCAGGAAAAGATAAAAAGAAGGGATAGGTTTTTCTCCTTTGAAAGGGTGCTCAAAAGCTGTAGGACAAGGATAATAGCAGAGGTAAAAAAGGCGTCCCCCTCTGCAGGACTCATCAAAGAGGTTTCTCCAAGTGAGCAAGCTAAACTTTATCAAGAGGGTGGAGCGGTAGCCATTTCTGTCCTAACTGAAGACAAGTTCTTCAATGGTTCCTTGGAGGACTTAGAAGAGGTAAGAAACACTGTTTCTCTTCCCCTTTTGAGAAAGGACTTCATCTTTGATCCGGTGCAGGTTTTAGAAGCAAAAGCCTTTGGAGCGGATGCCATCCTTCTTATTGTTAGGATACTTGAGTATGAACGTTTGAGGGACCTTTTGGCTTACGCAGAAAGCTTAGGATTGGATGTCCTTGTGGAAGTTTTCAGTATAAAAGAGGCAGAAAGGGCCCTAAAGGCTGGAGCCAAGATCATAGGCATTAACAACAGAGACCTAAATACGCTTAAGGTGGATCTGAACCTTTCTAAGGAACTCGCTCCTAAGATCAAGCAGATGGGAGCAAAGTTTTTGATAGTGGAAAGCGGGATAGAAAACAGGGAACAGATCCTTGAGTTTGAGTCCTTAGGAGTGGATGCCTTTTTGGTCGGCACTGCTCTGATGAGGGAAAAGGATCCAGTTAGAAAGCTCAGGGAACTGCTCGGTTTTGTGGTATAA
- a CDS encoding acyl carrier protein, whose amino-acid sequence MDLESRIKEIIADQLGVEVEKLRDDANFVQDLGADSLDVVELIMAFEEEFGIEIPDEDAEKIRTVGDVINYLKERVKT is encoded by the coding sequence ATGGACCTAGAAAGTAGGATTAAAGAAATTATAGCGGACCAACTTGGTGTAGAGGTGGAAAAGCTCAGGGATGATGCAAACTTTGTTCAAGACCTGGGAGCGGACTCTTTGGATGTGGTGGAATTGATTATGGCCTTTGAAGAAGAGTTCGGTATAGAAATACCAGACGAAGACGCTGAAAAAATAAGGACGGTGGGAGACGTTATAAATTACCTTAAGGAGAGAGTAAAAACTTGA
- a CDS encoding sulfurtransferase TusA family protein, producing MEVLEREEKKILDLSGLMCPLPIVITSENVKRLKEGDVIKVISTDPGFERDIYNWCKQTGNQLLSIKKEDGKVIVEIRKMSHTSEPSLWYWIKFHSLGVKLHVRQFLMMINPFSEKPDHFITFSAISEGVRAEKYLKGRAKLIPIPDEIDPRCGVVLAVKGEEKAKKIYQELSKEGFFVEAIYRKEGKNYRRIYP from the coding sequence ATGGAAGTTTTGGAAAGGGAAGAAAAAAAGATTTTAGATCTGTCTGGTCTTATGTGTCCCTTGCCTATAGTGATAACTTCAGAAAACGTTAAAAGATTAAAGGAAGGTGATGTTATAAAGGTGATATCCACAGATCCCGGCTTTGAAAGGGACATATACAACTGGTGCAAGCAAACGGGAAACCAACTCCTAAGTATAAAAAAGGAAGATGGAAAGGTTATAGTGGAAATAAGGAAGATGTCCCATACATCAGAACCTTCCCTATGGTATTGGATAAAATTCCACTCCTTAGGAGTAAAGCTTCACGTGAGGCAGTTTCTAATGATGATAAACCCCTTTTCGGAAAAGCCAGATCATTTTATAACTTTTTCCGCAATATCGGAAGGAGTTAGGGCAGAAAAGTATCTGAAAGGAAGGGCAAAGCTAATACCCATACCGGACGAAATAGACCCAAGGTGTGGTGTGGTGCTTGCGGTAAAGGGAGAAGAGAAAGCAAAAAAAATATACCAAGAGCTTTCCAAGGAGGGCTTTTTTGTGGAAGCAATATACAGGAAAGAGGGTAAAAATTACAGGAGGATATACCCCTGA